Proteins from one Caldanaerobius fijiensis DSM 17918 genomic window:
- a CDS encoding Hsp20/alpha crystallin family protein → MSLIRWNPSDEWLTFPFDFRIPSLIQGFNRPRMDVSENEKEVIATAEVPGIDKNNIEINIQDNILEIKGQTTKQEEKNQQNYYMSERYYGAFSRRIVLPAEVDADKATATFENGVLTIRMPKVHPDRPKGKRIPIQ, encoded by the coding sequence ATGAGTTTAATCAGGTGGAACCCTTCCGACGAATGGTTGACTTTCCCTTTTGATTTCAGGATTCCTTCACTGATACAGGGTTTTAATAGACCCAGGATGGATGTCTCAGAAAATGAGAAAGAGGTAATTGCTACAGCCGAAGTGCCGGGCATTGATAAAAATAATATAGAGATAAATATACAGGACAATATCCTGGAAATCAAAGGGCAAACCACTAAACAGGAAGAGAAAAATCAACAGAATTATTACATGTCGGAAAGGTACTATGGCGCTTTTAGCAGGAGAATTGTTCTGCCGGCAGAAGTGGATGCGGATAAGGCTACGGCCACATTTGAAAATGGTGTCTTGACCATACGAATGCCTAAAGTGCATCCTGACAGGCCAAAAGGTAAGAGGATACCTATTCAATAA
- a CDS encoding iron-containing alcohol dehydrogenase — MDNFIFKSPTKIIFGRGTEELVGEEVKQYSKKILLHYGGGSIKRTGLYDKVVNSLKKAGVEFIELPGAQPNPRLSLVREGIKICRENGIDFILAVGGGSAIDSAKAIAVGVPYEGDVWDFYAGKAVPEKALPLGVILTLAATGSEASKSSVITNEDGWYKRGLNVDIIRPQFAIMNPELTFTLPPYQTSCGVADIMAHIMERYFTNTRNVELTDRLCEATLKTVIHNAPIVLKDPENYAARAEIMWAGTIAHNDLLSTGRIGDWSSHAIEHELSAIYDIAHGAGLAIVFPAWMKYVYKHDINRFVQFAVRVWDVDMNFENPEETALEGIKRLEDFFRSIGLPVRLSEINISDDRFEEMADKATNRGQKTVGQFVQLGREDIINIYNLAK; from the coding sequence ATGGACAACTTTATATTTAAAAGCCCAACCAAGATAATTTTTGGTAGGGGCACAGAGGAACTGGTAGGGGAAGAGGTTAAGCAATACAGCAAGAAGATATTGCTGCATTATGGCGGAGGAAGTATAAAGCGCACAGGTCTTTATGATAAGGTGGTAAATTCATTAAAAAAAGCGGGGGTTGAGTTCATAGAATTACCTGGTGCACAGCCCAATCCAAGGCTGAGTCTGGTGCGCGAAGGTATAAAGATTTGCAGAGAAAATGGCATCGACTTTATTTTAGCAGTAGGAGGTGGCAGCGCAATTGACTCGGCCAAGGCTATAGCTGTGGGTGTGCCTTATGAAGGCGACGTGTGGGACTTTTACGCAGGCAAAGCTGTTCCAGAAAAAGCATTACCCCTTGGCGTTATACTTACGCTGGCAGCCACGGGCAGCGAAGCCAGCAAGAGCTCTGTTATAACCAATGAGGATGGCTGGTATAAGCGAGGCCTTAATGTAGACATTATAAGGCCGCAGTTTGCTATCATGAATCCAGAGCTTACATTTACATTGCCCCCGTATCAGACATCCTGTGGGGTTGCTGATATAATGGCACATATCATGGAGAGGTATTTTACCAATACTCGAAATGTAGAGTTGACGGATAGGCTCTGTGAAGCGACGCTGAAGACCGTGATACATAATGCACCTATCGTTCTAAAAGATCCCGAAAACTACGCGGCGAGAGCGGAGATAATGTGGGCAGGAACCATAGCCCATAATGACCTTTTGAGCACGGGCAGGATCGGAGACTGGTCGTCCCATGCCATTGAACATGAATTAAGTGCTATTTACGATATAGCTCATGGTGCAGGACTGGCCATCGTATTTCCTGCGTGGATGAAATATGTCTATAAACACGATATAAACAGATTTGTTCAGTTTGCAGTAAGGGTATGGGATGTGGACATGAATTTCGAAAATCCCGAAGAGACTGCTCTGGAAGGAATTAAACGCCTGGAAGATTTCTTCAGGTCTATAGGCCTTCCCGTAAGGTTGAGCGAGATAAACATCTCCGATGACAGGTTTGAGGAGATGGCTGATAAAGCTACAAATAGAGGACAAAAGACCGTTGGGCAGTTTGTGCAGTTAGGCAGGGAAGATATAATCAACATATATAATCTGGCGAAATAA
- a CDS encoding SGNH/GDSL hydrolase family protein, producing MLLKDGELVLFQGDSITDAGRNRNDINDLGLGYPMFIASWFSALYPDKNVRFINRGISGDRVRNLKARWQEDCLDLKPDWISILIGINDCWRRYDSNDPTSVEAFESDYRYILDQVKEKLNAKIILCEPFVLPTPEDRVQWREDLDPKIHVVRKLAREYGAIFIPLDGIMAQACARKEPAFWAADGVHPTPAGHALIAQAWLKAVGAL from the coding sequence ATGTTATTGAAAGATGGCGAATTGGTTTTATTTCAAGGCGATAGTATAACAGACGCCGGCCGCAACAGGAATGATATAAATGACTTGGGGCTTGGATATCCGATGTTTATAGCGTCATGGTTTTCGGCCCTCTATCCTGACAAAAATGTTCGCTTTATAAATCGGGGGATCAGCGGCGATAGGGTGAGGAATCTCAAAGCTCGCTGGCAGGAGGATTGTCTTGATTTAAAACCTGATTGGATTTCCATACTCATAGGCATAAATGATTGCTGGAGAAGATACGACAGCAATGATCCTACGTCAGTAGAAGCTTTTGAATCTGATTACAGGTATATACTGGATCAAGTGAAAGAAAAATTAAATGCGAAAATTATACTCTGTGAACCTTTTGTTCTGCCTACACCGGAAGACAGGGTACAGTGGAGAGAAGATTTAGATCCCAAGATCCATGTGGTGAGGAAGCTTGCCAGAGAATATGGCGCTATTTTCATACCGCTGGACGGGATCATGGCACAGGCCTGCGCCAGAAAGGAACCGGCCTTCTGGGCTGCCGATGGCGTACACCCGACCCCTGCAGGTCATGCGCTGATCGCACAGGCTTGGCTTAAAGCTGTAGGTGCGCTTTGA